One Streptomyces mobaraensis NBRC 13819 = DSM 40847 DNA segment encodes these proteins:
- a CDS encoding bifunctional salicylyl-CoA 5-hydroxylase/oxidoreductase: MRVAVIGGGPGGLYTAALLKRQDPGHEVTLWERNAPDDTFGFGVVLSDETLGGIEGADPDVYAALRRSFVRWDAIDVVRRGRALRSGGHGFAALGRHRLLRILHERCRGLGVDLRFRTEAPPAAELARSHDLVVAADGVHSATRAAHAGHFRPTLTTHRCRYIWLSAGFAFDAFRFEIAETEHGVMQLHGYPYAPDASTVIVEMREEVWRRAGFDRRTEEETLRACAALFADALGGRPLRSNRSTWTAFRTVVNARWSYGRTVLLGDAAHTAHFSIGSGTKLAVEDALALAGQLAAHPDVPAALAAYEAERRPLVESTQRAARASLEWFEELEWRRDRTPRRFAFDLLTRSRRVTHDNLRLRDPAFVAAVEAEAGVPAGTPPMFTPFTLRGLTLRNRVVVSAMDMYSATDGTPGDFHLVHLGARALGGAGLVMTEMVCVSPEGRITPGCTGLYAPEHEAAWRRITDFAHTAAPGTAVGVQLGHSGRKGSTRLMWEGIDDPLPEGGWPVAGPSPLPYRPGVSQVPRELDADELRAIREQFANAAASAARVGFDLLELHCAHGYLLSSFLSPLTNHRDDAYGGDLPRRLAYPLEVFDAVRAVWPADRPMTVRISATDWAPGGTTADDAVTVARAFAAHGADAVDVSTGQVVPDERPAFGRSYQTPFADRIRSEAGVPVIAVGAISSWDDVNSLILAGRADLCALGRPHLYDPHWTLHAAAEQEYAGPGVSWPVQYRAGSRKPPVGRRG, translated from the coding sequence ATGCGGGTCGCGGTCATCGGTGGCGGGCCCGGCGGGCTCTACACCGCCGCCTTGTTGAAGCGTCAGGACCCGGGGCACGAGGTCACCCTCTGGGAGCGCAACGCCCCCGACGACACCTTCGGTTTCGGTGTCGTCCTCTCCGACGAGACACTCGGCGGCATCGAGGGCGCCGACCCCGACGTCTACGCCGCGCTCCGCCGCTCGTTCGTCCGCTGGGACGCCATCGACGTCGTCCGCCGGGGCCGGGCCCTGCGCTCCGGCGGCCACGGCTTCGCCGCGCTCGGCCGCCACCGGCTGCTGCGGATCCTGCACGAGCGCTGCCGCGGCCTCGGCGTCGACCTGCGGTTCCGTACGGAGGCGCCGCCCGCCGCCGAACTCGCCCGCAGCCACGACCTCGTCGTCGCCGCCGACGGCGTCCACAGCGCCACCCGCGCCGCCCACGCCGGTCACTTCCGTCCCACCCTCACCACCCACCGCTGCCGCTACATCTGGCTCTCCGCCGGTTTCGCCTTCGACGCCTTCCGCTTCGAGATCGCCGAGACCGAGCACGGCGTGATGCAACTGCACGGCTACCCCTACGCCCCCGACGCGAGCACGGTGATCGTCGAGATGCGCGAGGAGGTCTGGCGCCGGGCCGGCTTCGACCGGCGCACCGAGGAGGAGACCCTCCGCGCGTGCGCCGCCCTCTTCGCCGACGCGCTGGGCGGGCGCCCCCTGCGCTCCAACCGCTCCACCTGGACGGCCTTCCGCACCGTCGTCAACGCCCGCTGGTCGTACGGCCGTACGGTGCTGCTCGGCGACGCCGCCCACACCGCCCACTTCTCCATCGGCTCCGGCACCAAGCTCGCCGTCGAGGACGCCCTCGCCCTGGCCGGGCAGCTGGCCGCGCACCCGGACGTCCCGGCGGCCCTCGCGGCGTACGAGGCCGAGCGCCGCCCGCTCGTCGAGTCCACCCAGCGCGCCGCCCGGGCGAGCCTGGAGTGGTTCGAGGAGCTGGAGTGGCGCCGGGACCGGACGCCGCGCCGGTTCGCCTTCGACCTCCTCACCCGCAGTCGCCGCGTCACCCATGACAACCTGCGGCTCCGCGACCCCGCGTTCGTCGCCGCCGTCGAGGCGGAAGCGGGCGTTCCGGCCGGAACCCCGCCCATGTTCACCCCCTTCACCCTGCGCGGACTGACGCTGCGCAACCGCGTCGTGGTCTCCGCGATGGACATGTACTCCGCCACCGACGGCACACCCGGCGACTTCCACCTCGTCCACCTCGGGGCGCGCGCCCTCGGCGGCGCGGGGCTGGTGATGACGGAGATGGTCTGCGTCAGCCCCGAAGGGCGCATCACCCCCGGCTGCACCGGCCTCTACGCCCCCGAACACGAGGCCGCCTGGCGCCGGATCACCGACTTCGCGCACACCGCGGCCCCCGGCACGGCCGTCGGCGTCCAGCTCGGCCACTCCGGGCGCAAGGGCTCGACACGGCTGATGTGGGAGGGCATCGACGACCCCCTGCCGGAGGGCGGCTGGCCGGTGGCGGGCCCGTCACCGCTGCCGTACCGGCCGGGCGTCAGTCAGGTGCCACGGGAACTCGACGCCGACGAACTGCGGGCGATCAGGGAGCAGTTCGCGAACGCCGCCGCCTCCGCCGCCCGGGTCGGCTTCGACCTGCTCGAACTCCACTGCGCCCACGGCTACCTGCTCTCCTCCTTCCTCTCCCCGCTCACCAACCACCGTGACGACGCCTACGGCGGCGATCTCCCGCGCCGGCTCGCCTACCCCTTGGAGGTCTTCGACGCGGTACGCGCCGTCTGGCCCGCCGACCGCCCGATGACCGTGCGGATCTCGGCGACCGACTGGGCGCCCGGCGGCACGACGGCCGACGACGCGGTGACCGTCGCCCGCGCCTTCGCCGCGCACGGCGCGGACGCGGTGGACGTCTCGACGGGCCAGGTCGTCCCCGACGAGCGGCCCGCGTTCGGCCGGTCGTACCAGACGCCGTTCGCCGACCGGATACGCAGCGAGGCGGGCGTCCCGGTGATCGCCGTCGGCGCGATCTCGTCGTGGGACGACGTCAACTCACTGATCCTGGCCGGACGGGCGGACCTCTGCGCCCTCGGCCGGCCGCACCTCTACGACCCGCACTGGACGCTGCACGCGGCGGCGGAGCAGGAGTATGCCGGGCCGGGCGTGTCCTGGCCGGTGCAGTACCGGGCGGGGAGCCGGAAGCCGCCGGTCGGGCGGCGGGGGTAG
- a CDS encoding PaaX family transcriptional regulator C-terminal domain-containing protein: MTDHQPSHTPRSLIVSFYGAYGRGAAGRPAGPLPVAALIRLLGAVGVDAPSVRSAVSRLKRRGLLTSGRTADGAAGYGLSDAARQLLDDGDRRILGRPATRPGHGWLLAVFSVPEEERHKRHLLRSRLSRLGFGTAAPGVWIAPAHVHEETRHTLDRLGLAPYVDLFHGRHLGFEPTAEAVARWWDLDALARRHHAFLEAHEPVLRRWARRRPTPPEEAYRDYLLALDSWRRLPYADPGLPAAVLPTGWPGVRSARVFTALHRRLRDAGETFVAGVLDRGVG, from the coding sequence GTGACTGACCACCAGCCGTCCCACACCCCCCGCTCGCTGATCGTCTCCTTCTACGGTGCGTACGGCCGCGGGGCCGCCGGGCGACCGGCCGGCCCGCTGCCGGTCGCGGCGCTGATCCGGCTGCTCGGCGCGGTGGGCGTGGACGCGCCCTCGGTGCGGTCGGCGGTCTCCCGGCTGAAGCGGCGCGGCCTGCTGACCTCCGGCCGGACGGCGGACGGCGCGGCCGGGTACGGACTGTCGGACGCGGCCCGGCAGTTGCTCGACGACGGCGACCGCCGGATCCTCGGCCGGCCCGCCACCCGTCCCGGCCACGGCTGGCTGCTCGCGGTCTTCTCCGTGCCGGAGGAGGAGCGGCACAAGCGGCACCTGCTGCGCTCGCGGTTGTCCCGGCTGGGCTTCGGCACGGCGGCACCGGGCGTCTGGATCGCTCCGGCGCATGTGCATGAGGAGACCCGGCACACGCTCGACCGGCTGGGCCTGGCCCCGTACGTCGACCTGTTCCACGGCCGGCACCTCGGCTTCGAGCCGACGGCGGAGGCGGTGGCCCGCTGGTGGGACCTGGACGCGCTGGCCCGCCGGCACCACGCGTTCCTGGAGGCGCACGAGCCCGTGCTGCGCCGCTGGGCGCGGCGGCGGCCGACGCCGCCCGAGGAGGCGTACCGGGACTACCTGCTGGCCCTCGACTCCTGGCGCCGCCTGCCGTACGCCGACCCGGGCCTCCCGGCGGCCGTGCTGCCCACGGGGTGGCCGGGCGTGCGCTCGGCGCGGGTGTTCACGGCGTTGCACCGGAGACTGCGGGACGCGGGCGAGACGTTTGTGGCAGGGGTGCTGGACAGGGGGGTCGGCTGA
- a CDS encoding AMP-binding protein, with protein sequence MELMPSAHVDTFPRDSLPPPDRWPDLPFGPDVPRYPDRLNCGAELLDATAARLGPDRPALRDKSGSVWSYAELCERVDRFAHTLTTDLGVVPGNRVLLRGPTTPLLAACWLAVMKAGAVAVTVPDAQRARELAEICRIARVRHALCDARSTGELVKAAVPGLRTTPFGGGSPGDLLRLSAKKPPSYAAVATSADDVALIAFTSGTTGPPKGCLHFHRDVLAVADTFSARVLRPRPDDVFGGSPPLGFTFGLGGLLVFPLRAGASAVLAGWSGAGQLLADVQRQRVSVLFTAPTAYRAMLDRIGSYNTSSLRRCVSAGEHLPAALWHAWRAATGLPLINGIGATEMLHIFLAADETSRPGTTGRPVPGFETRIVDDTGRPLPDGSPGLLAVRGPVGCRYLADERQTTYVRDGWNLTGDRYVRDPDGCHTFLGRADDMIVSGGHNVAGPEVEETLLRHPDVLEAAVTGRPDERRGEVVVAHVVLRPGVPRTGHTADDLREFTKKEIAPYKCPREIVFLDALPRTPTGKLQRFRLRSGALQFPRD encoded by the coding sequence ATGGAGCTCATGCCGTCGGCCCACGTCGACACCTTCCCCCGCGACAGCCTCCCGCCGCCCGACCGATGGCCTGACCTGCCGTTCGGGCCGGACGTCCCGCGCTACCCGGACCGGCTCAACTGCGGCGCGGAGCTGCTGGACGCGACCGCGGCGCGGCTCGGCCCCGACCGGCCGGCGCTGCGGGACAAGTCCGGGAGCGTCTGGTCGTACGCCGAACTGTGCGAGCGTGTCGACCGGTTCGCGCACACGCTCACCACCGACCTGGGTGTCGTCCCCGGCAACCGCGTGCTGCTGCGCGGCCCCACCACCCCGCTCCTCGCCGCCTGCTGGCTGGCCGTGATGAAGGCGGGGGCGGTCGCCGTGACCGTGCCCGACGCGCAACGGGCCCGTGAGCTCGCCGAGATCTGCCGCATCGCCCGCGTACGGCACGCGCTCTGCGACGCGCGCTCCACCGGCGAGCTGGTCAAGGCGGCCGTTCCCGGGCTGCGGACGACGCCCTTCGGCGGCGGCTCACCCGGTGACCTGCTGCGGCTGTCGGCAAAGAAACCACCATCGTACGCCGCGGTGGCGACCTCGGCGGACGACGTCGCGCTGATCGCCTTCACCTCCGGGACCACCGGACCGCCCAAGGGCTGCCTGCACTTCCACCGGGACGTCCTCGCGGTCGCCGACACCTTCTCGGCGCGGGTGCTCCGGCCCCGGCCGGACGACGTCTTCGGCGGCAGCCCGCCGCTCGGCTTCACGTTCGGCCTCGGCGGGCTGCTGGTCTTCCCGCTGCGGGCCGGTGCCTCGGCCGTCCTCGCCGGCTGGTCGGGCGCCGGGCAGCTGCTCGCCGACGTCCAACGGCAGCGCGTGTCCGTGCTGTTCACGGCCCCGACGGCGTACCGGGCGATGCTCGACCGGATCGGCTCGTACAACACGTCGTCCCTCCGCAGATGCGTTTCCGCGGGCGAGCACCTGCCCGCCGCGCTCTGGCACGCCTGGCGGGCGGCCACCGGGCTGCCGTTGATCAACGGCATCGGTGCCACGGAGATGCTGCACATCTTCCTCGCCGCCGACGAAACGTCCCGCCCGGGCACGACCGGACGCCCGGTGCCCGGCTTCGAGACGCGGATCGTCGACGACACCGGCCGGCCGCTGCCCGACGGCTCGCCCGGGCTGCTGGCGGTGCGCGGCCCGGTCGGCTGCCGCTACCTCGCGGACGAGCGGCAGACGACGTACGTCCGGGACGGCTGGAACCTCACCGGCGACCGCTACGTCCGGGACCCCGATGGCTGCCACACCTTCCTCGGCCGCGCCGACGACATGATCGTCTCGGGCGGGCACAACGTCGCGGGCCCCGAGGTCGAGGAGACGCTGCTCCGCCACCCGGACGTGCTGGAGGCGGCCGTCACCGGGCGGCCGGACGAGCGGCGCGGCGAGGTCGTCGTCGCCCACGTGGTGCTCCGGCCCGGCGTCCCGCGCACCGGGCACACCGCCGACGACCTGCGCGAGTTCACCAAAAAGGAGATCGCCCCCTACAAGTGCCCTCGCGAGATCGTGTTCCTCGACGCGCTGCCGCGCACGCCCACCGGCAAACTCCAGCGGTTCCGGCTGCGTTCGGGCGCTTTACAGTTTCCCCGTGACTGA
- a CDS encoding acyl-CoA dehydrogenase family protein — MPSSRDTFQDGPRDTSQGTPRGASEETSAERPPGRPPLASLRPEQRAWTATLRTLAARRLRPLVEAAEPGRVNRPLVAALGEHGLLARVFPPDGVVRAVDLCLLREALGQECTEAETALALQGLGAHPIAEAGTEKQRARWLPEVVAGRAVAAFALSEPEAGSDAAALRLRAEPASGSGWTLHGEKQWISNAPEADFYTVFARTRPDAGAHGVTAFLVPADRPGLGGRPLRMIAPHPVGLLTFDGVPVGPDDVLGEVDGGFGVALRTLDLFRPSVGAFAVGMSRAALRVALTHAAERRAFGGPLKDLQAVSHQLADMATRTEAAALLVHAAATAYDAGEPGVAGRSAMAKLYATETAQYVVDAALQIHGARGLEQGHLLEHLYREVRATRIYEGATEVQRTIIARELYR; from the coding sequence ATGCCTTCCTCCCGAGACACCTTCCAGGACGGCCCGCGAGACACCTCCCAAGGCACCCCCCGAGGCGCCTCTGAGGAAACCTCCGCTGAACGCCCGCCGGGCCGCCCCCCGCTCGCCTCGCTCAGGCCCGAACAGCGCGCCTGGACCGCCACGTTACGCACCCTGGCCGCCCGCCGGCTCCGTCCGCTCGTCGAAGCGGCCGAACCCGGGCGCGTCAACCGTCCGCTGGTGGCCGCGCTGGGCGAACACGGGCTGCTGGCCCGGGTTTTCCCACCGGACGGCGTCGTCCGCGCCGTCGACCTCTGCCTGCTGCGCGAGGCCCTGGGCCAGGAGTGCACCGAGGCGGAGACCGCCCTCGCCCTCCAGGGCCTCGGCGCTCATCCGATCGCCGAGGCCGGCACGGAGAAGCAGCGCGCCCGCTGGCTGCCGGAGGTCGTCGCCGGACGGGCCGTCGCGGCCTTCGCGCTGAGCGAGCCGGAGGCGGGATCGGACGCCGCCGCGCTGAGACTGCGTGCCGAGCCCGCCTCCGGCTCCGGCTGGACGCTGCACGGCGAGAAACAGTGGATCTCCAACGCCCCGGAGGCCGACTTCTACACCGTTTTCGCCCGGACCCGCCCCGACGCCGGCGCGCACGGCGTCACGGCGTTCCTGGTCCCGGCCGACCGGCCGGGCCTCGGCGGCCGGCCCCTGCGCATGATCGCCCCGCACCCCGTCGGGCTGCTCACCTTCGACGGCGTCCCCGTCGGCCCCGACGACGTCCTCGGCGAGGTGGACGGCGGCTTCGGCGTCGCCCTGCGCACCCTCGACCTCTTCCGTCCCAGCGTCGGCGCGTTCGCCGTCGGCATGTCCCGCGCGGCCCTGCGCGTGGCGCTCACCCACGCCGCCGAACGCCGCGCGTTCGGGGGCCCGTTGAAGGACCTCCAGGCCGTCTCGCACCAGCTCGCCGACATGGCCACCCGCACCGAGGCCGCGGCCCTCCTCGTCCACGCCGCCGCCACCGCCTACGACGCGGGCGAACCGGGCGTCGCCGGCCGCTCGGCCATGGCCAAGCTCTACGCCACCGAGACCGCCCAGTACGTCGTCGACGCCGCCCTCCAGATCCACGGCGCCCGCGGCCTGGAACAGGGGCACCTCCTGGAACACCTGTACAGGGAGGTCCGGGCGACGCGCATCTACGAGGGCGCCACCGAGGTGCAGCGCACGATCATCGCGAGGGAGCTGTACCGGTGA
- a CDS encoding RidA family protein — translation MTGADGGPARPTRVNPPQLSPPRGFSHAVVAEGGRLVFLAGQTALDAEGRLLPADLPTQFERALANLLTALAATGGTPADLARVTVYTTDVAAYRACAGELGRVWRRLAGRDYPAMAVVGVVRLWDEEALVELDGVAVLP, via the coding sequence GTGACCGGGGCCGACGGGGGCCCGGCCCGGCCGACCCGCGTCAACCCGCCGCAACTCTCCCCGCCCCGGGGCTTCTCGCACGCGGTGGTGGCGGAGGGCGGCCGTCTCGTCTTCCTCGCCGGCCAGACGGCCCTCGACGCCGAGGGCCGTCTGCTCCCGGCCGACCTCCCCACCCAGTTCGAACGCGCGCTGGCCAACCTCCTCACCGCCCTGGCGGCCACCGGCGGCACCCCGGCCGACCTGGCCCGCGTCACCGTCTACACGACGGACGTCGCGGCCTACCGCGCGTGCGCGGGAGAGCTGGGCCGTGTCTGGCGCCGGCTCGCGGGACGCGACTACCCGGCGATGGCGGTGGTCGGCGTAGTCCGCCTGTGGGACGAGGAGGCGCTGGTGGAACTGGACGGGGTGGCGGTGCTGCCGTGA
- a CDS encoding DM13 domain-containing protein, with protein sequence MARDDGRRTVVQVRVRRWWRRPFFAGALGVAVLAAGAAAYWFQPWKLWQNETVHEAAPTASARTLATGTLISHEHTTSGTVRVLRLPDGSRTLRLEGLDTSNGPDVKVLLSDAPVKPGRAGWHVFDDGAHVSLGSLKGNKGDQNYALPRDLDLDRYTSVSIWCDRFDVSFGASALMKA encoded by the coding sequence ATGGCGCGAGACGACGGGAGACGGACAGTGGTGCAGGTACGGGTACGACGGTGGTGGCGGCGACCGTTCTTCGCCGGGGCGCTGGGCGTCGCGGTCCTGGCGGCCGGGGCGGCGGCCTACTGGTTCCAGCCGTGGAAGCTCTGGCAGAACGAGACGGTCCACGAGGCGGCACCCACCGCCTCCGCCCGCACTCTGGCCACGGGCACCCTAATCAGCCACGAACACACCACCTCCGGCACCGTCCGCGTCCTCCGCCTCCCGGACGGCAGCCGCACCCTCCGCCTGGAGGGCCTCGACACGAGCAACGGCCCGGATGTGAAGGTCCTCCTCAGCGACGCACCGGTGAAACCGGGCCGCGCGGGCTGGCACGTCTTCGACGACGGCGCCCACGTCAGCCTCGGCTCCCTGAAGGGCAACAAGGGCGACCAGAACTACGCGCTCCCACGGGACTTGGACCTCGACCGCTACACCAGCGTCAGCATCTGGTGCGACCGCTTCGACGTCTCCTTCGGGGCGAGCGCCCTCATGAAGGCATGA
- a CDS encoding cupin domain-containing protein: MNDTEPVNLAKALASFDDVYSPRIVARMNDYDVRVAHTRGEHVWHVHEDTDEFFLVLDGRFDVALRDSDGTEHTVRLHKGDTFVVPKGTEHKPSSPGASILMFEPTGTPTTGDRHEGELPAHVDSTTGHEL; encoded by the coding sequence ATGAACGACACCGAGCCCGTCAACCTCGCCAAGGCCCTCGCCTCCTTCGACGACGTCTACAGCCCGCGCATCGTCGCCCGCATGAACGACTACGACGTCCGCGTCGCCCACACCCGAGGCGAGCACGTCTGGCACGTCCACGAGGACACCGACGAGTTCTTCCTCGTCCTGGACGGCCGCTTCGACGTGGCGCTCCGCGACTCCGACGGAACGGAACACACGGTGCGCCTGCACAAGGGCGACACCTTCGTGGTGCCCAAGGGCACCGAACACAAGCCGTCCTCCCCGGGCGCCTCCATCCTCATGTTCGAACCCACGGGCACCCCGACGACGGGCGACCGCCACGAGGGCGAACTCCCGGCGCACGTCGACAGCACGACGGGACACGAGCTGTAG
- a CDS encoding protein-glutamine gamma-glutamyltransferase produces MRIRRRALVFATMSAVLCTAGFMPSAGEAAADNGAGEETKSYAETYRLTADDVANINALNESAPAASSAGPSFRAPDSDDRVTPPAEPLDRMPDPYRPSYGRAETVVNNYIRKWQQVYSHRDGRKQQMTEEQREWLSYGCVGVTWVNSGQYPTNRLAFASFDEDRFKNELKNGRPRSGETRAEFEGRVAKESFDEEKGFQRAREVASVMNRALENAHDESAYLDNLKKELANGNDALRNEDARSPFYSALRNTPSFKERNGGNHDPSRMKAVIYSKHFWSGQDRSSSADKRKYGDPDAFRPAPGTGLVDMSRDRNIPRSPTSPGEGFVNFDYGWFGAQTEADADKTVWTHGNHYHAPNGSLGAMHVYESKFRNWSEGYSDFDRGAYVITFIPKSWNTAPDKVKQGWP; encoded by the coding sequence ATGCGCATACGCCGGAGAGCTCTCGTCTTCGCCACTATGAGTGCGGTGTTATGCACCGCCGGATTCATGCCGTCGGCCGGCGAGGCCGCCGCCGACAATGGCGCGGGGGAAGAGACGAAGTCCTACGCCGAAACCTACCGCCTCACGGCGGATGACGTCGCGAACATCAACGCGCTCAACGAAAGCGCTCCGGCCGCTTCGAGCGCCGGCCCGTCGTTCCGGGCCCCCGACTCCGACGACAGGGTCACCCCTCCCGCCGAGCCGCTCGACAGGATGCCCGACCCGTACCGTCCCTCGTACGGCAGGGCCGAGACGGTCGTCAACAACTACATACGCAAGTGGCAGCAGGTCTACAGCCACCGCGACGGCAGGAAGCAGCAGATGACCGAGGAGCAGCGGGAGTGGCTGTCCTACGGCTGCGTCGGTGTCACCTGGGTCAATTCGGGTCAGTACCCGACGAACAGACTGGCCTTCGCGTCCTTCGACGAGGACAGGTTCAAGAACGAGCTGAAGAACGGCAGGCCCCGGTCCGGCGAGACGCGGGCGGAGTTCGAGGGCCGCGTCGCGAAGGAGAGCTTCGACGAGGAGAAGGGCTTCCAGCGGGCGCGTGAGGTGGCGTCCGTCATGAACAGGGCCCTGGAGAACGCCCACGACGAGAGCGCTTACCTCGACAACCTCAAGAAGGAACTGGCGAACGGCAACGACGCCCTGCGCAACGAGGACGCCCGTTCCCCGTTCTACTCGGCGCTGCGGAACACGCCGTCCTTCAAGGAGCGGAACGGAGGCAATCACGACCCGTCCAGGATGAAGGCCGTCATCTACTCGAAGCACTTCTGGAGCGGCCAGGACCGGTCGAGTTCGGCCGACAAGAGGAAGTACGGCGACCCGGACGCCTTCCGCCCCGCCCCGGGCACCGGCCTGGTCGACATGTCGAGGGACAGGAACATTCCGCGCAGCCCCACCAGCCCCGGTGAGGGATTCGTCAATTTCGACTACGGCTGGTTCGGCGCCCAGACGGAAGCGGACGCCGACAAGACCGTCTGGACCCACGGAAATCACTATCACGCGCCCAATGGCAGCCTGGGTGCCATGCATGTCTACGAGAGCAAGTTCCGCAACTGGTCCGAGGGTTACTCGGACTTCGACCGCGGAGCCTATGTGATCACCTTCATCCCCAAGAGCTGGAACACCGCCCCCGACAAGGTAAAGCAGGGCTGGCCGTGA
- a CDS encoding helix-turn-helix domain-containing protein produces the protein MTDAYLARIGKLIRDARQHRGWTQSQLADALGTSQSAVNRIERGNQNISLDMIARIGEALDSEIVSLGYAGPMHLRVVGGRRLSGAIDVKTSKNACVALLCATLLNAGRTTLRRVARIEEVYRILEVLGSIGVRARWINDGNDLEIVPPADLDLDAMDREAARRTRSVIMFLGPLLHRMDQFGIPYAGGCDLGTRTVQPHMTALRHFGLEITATDGTYHAKVDRSVSPTRAIVLTERGDTVTENALLAAARHDGVTVIRNASSNYMVQDLCFFLEELGVKVEGIGTTTLTVHGVAHIDRDVDYAPSEDPVEAMSLLAAAVITESELTIRRVPIEFMEIELAVLEEMGLDHERSPEYRANNGRTRLLDLTVRPSKLRAPIDKIHPMPFPGLNIDNVPFFAAIAAFAQGQTLIHDWVYDNRAIYLTDLNRLGADVKLLDPHRVLVEGPTRWRSAEMMCPPALRPAVVVLLAMMAAEGTSVLRNVYVINRGYEDLADRLNSIGAQIEIFRDI, from the coding sequence ATGACAGACGCTTACCTCGCCCGCATCGGCAAGCTCATCCGTGACGCCCGGCAGCACCGAGGCTGGACTCAGTCGCAGCTCGCCGACGCGCTCGGCACCAGCCAGAGCGCGGTCAACCGCATCGAGCGGGGAAATCAGAACATCAGTCTTGATATGATCGCTCGTATCGGTGAAGCGCTGGACAGCGAGATCGTCTCCCTGGGCTATGCCGGCCCCATGCACCTGAGGGTGGTCGGCGGACGCCGGCTGTCCGGCGCGATCGACGTCAAGACCAGCAAGAACGCGTGCGTGGCCCTGCTCTGCGCGACCCTCTTGAACGCCGGCCGCACCACCCTCCGCCGGGTGGCCCGGATCGAGGAGGTCTACCGGATCCTGGAGGTGCTGGGCAGCATCGGCGTCCGCGCCCGCTGGATCAACGACGGCAACGACCTGGAGATCGTCCCCCCGGCCGACCTCGACCTGGACGCGATGGACCGCGAGGCCGCCCGGCGCACCCGCAGCGTCATCATGTTCCTCGGCCCGCTGCTGCACCGCATGGACCAGTTCGGCATCCCGTACGCGGGCGGCTGCGACCTGGGCACCCGTACCGTCCAGCCGCACATGACGGCGCTGCGCCACTTCGGCCTGGAGATCACCGCCACCGACGGCACGTACCACGCGAAGGTCGACCGGAGCGTCTCCCCCACCCGCGCCATCGTCCTGACCGAGCGCGGCGACACCGTCACCGAGAACGCCCTGCTGGCCGCCGCCCGGCACGACGGCGTCACCGTCATCCGCAACGCCAGCTCCAACTACATGGTCCAGGACCTGTGCTTCTTCCTGGAGGAGCTGGGCGTCAAGGTCGAGGGCATCGGCACCACGACCCTCACCGTCCACGGCGTGGCCCACATCGACCGGGACGTCGACTACGCGCCGTCGGAGGACCCGGTGGAGGCGATGAGCCTGCTGGCCGCGGCGGTGATCACGGAGTCGGAACTGACGATCCGCCGGGTGCCCATCGAGTTCATGGAGATCGAACTGGCCGTCCTGGAGGAGATGGGCCTCGACCACGAGCGCAGCCCCGAATACCGCGCCAACAACGGCCGCACCCGCCTCCTGGACCTCACCGTCCGCCCCTCCAAACTCCGGGCCCCCATCGACAAGATCCACCCGATGCCGTTCCCCGGCCTCAACATCGACAACGTTCCGTTCTTCGCCGCCATCGCCGCCTTCGCGCAGGGCCAGACCCTCATCCACGACTGGGTCTACGACAACCGCGCCATCTACCTCACCGACCTCAACCGCCTCGGCGCCGACGTCAAACTCCTCGACCCCCATCGCGTCCTCGTCGAGGGCCCCACCCGCTGGCGCTCGGCCGAAATGATGTGCCCGCCCGCACTCCGGCCCGCGGTCGTCGTCCTCCTGGCGATGATGGCGGCGGAGGGAACGTCCGTGCTCCGCAATGTGTACGTCATCAACCGGGGTTACGAGGACCTGGCGGACCGGTTGAACTCCATCGGCGCGCAGATCGAGATCTTCCGGGACATCTGA
- a CDS encoding GntR family transcriptional regulator, protein MLVRLDHGSPVPLGDQIAASVRGAVADGSVRPGERLPAARALADSLGVNVHTVLRGYQRLREEGIIELRRGRGAVVTTGDAVADRARLLAAAGRLVAEARSSGLGDEAILDLVRTSLGPA, encoded by the coding sequence GTGCTCGTCCGCCTCGACCACGGCTCGCCCGTGCCGCTCGGCGACCAGATCGCCGCGTCCGTCCGCGGCGCGGTCGCCGACGGCTCGGTACGCCCGGGGGAGCGGCTGCCCGCCGCCCGCGCCCTCGCCGACTCGCTCGGCGTCAACGTGCACACCGTGCTCCGCGGCTACCAGCGGCTGCGCGAGGAGGGGATCATCGAACTGCGGCGCGGCCGGGGCGCCGTGGTCACCACGGGTGACGCCGTCGCCGACCGCGCCCGGCTGCTCGCCGCCGCCGGCCGGCTCGTCGCGGAGGCGCGCTCCTCCGGCCTGGGCGACGAGGCCATCCTGGACCTCGTCCGGACCAGCCTCGGCCCCGCCTGA